In Deinococcus sedimenti, a single genomic region encodes these proteins:
- a CDS encoding immunity 49 family protein, which produces MKPHPLIHPILLERLQEDIEWGREHVRGALPRLEGTIQLSLLSSVTYELGVKLMLSGPDGLNEAGQMLALAGNLDAFIVYLALFPKGEKELEMILHDSVVRPTTGPNSTAHTGRWLRAFYLNLLWRNAVVIDNVLLRDYTSTLRASSTWSPPYRYEQMAALRAVYEGSPDALRLIHEAWNSVETPWDGEEHEDMLIRTELAGSEIAVLTQIHLGDEAGLNRDVAYGLKSHQRYYERTEDLQDDPNGWISLPLLGLCALTKWRGMTITVRSPFLPLELI; this is translated from the coding sequence ATGAAGCCGCATCCTCTGATTCACCCCATCCTTCTGGAAAGACTTCAGGAGGATATCGAGTGGGGGCGTGAACACGTACGCGGGGCCCTGCCCCGCCTGGAAGGAACCATCCAGCTCTCACTCCTGTCATCCGTGACCTATGAGCTGGGCGTCAAGCTGATGCTGTCTGGGCCTGATGGGTTAAACGAGGCGGGGCAGATGCTGGCCCTGGCTGGGAATCTCGACGCGTTCATCGTGTACCTCGCCCTGTTCCCAAAAGGCGAGAAGGAACTGGAGATGATCCTGCACGACAGTGTCGTGCGCCCCACCACTGGCCCGAACAGCACCGCGCACACCGGCCGGTGGCTCCGGGCGTTCTACCTGAATCTGCTGTGGCGCAACGCGGTCGTCATCGACAACGTCCTCCTGCGTGACTACACCAGCACGCTTCGGGCGTCGAGCACCTGGTCACCGCCTTACCGGTACGAGCAGATGGCTGCGCTGCGCGCCGTGTACGAGGGCTCGCCTGACGCCCTGCGATTGATTCATGAGGCGTGGAACAGCGTGGAGACCCCCTGGGACGGTGAGGAGCACGAGGATATGCTGATCCGCACGGAACTGGCCGGGTCGGAAATCGCGGTGCTGACGCAGATTCACCTGGGCGATGAGGCCGGGTTGAACCGAGACGTCGCGTACGGACTGAAGAGTCATCAGCGGTACTACGAGCGCACTGAAGACCTGCAAGACGATCCGAACGGTTGGATCAGCCTGCCGCTGCTGGGCCTGTGCGCCCTGACGAAATGGCGCGGTATGACGATCACCGTCCGGTCGCCGTTCCTGCCGCTGGAACTCATCTGA